One Lytechinus variegatus isolate NC3 chromosome 14, Lvar_3.0, whole genome shotgun sequence genomic region harbors:
- the LOC121427221 gene encoding serine/arginine repetitive matrix protein 1-like isoform X8, translating into MSKIDTDLNWWVYRTLRKGNHIKIMPVVSKYASKLSLDDISKPKDYKHIFHVGVDGKVEGDPTFGGDYRNIPKTEEEEGSSPSRSSSTSGRSDSKTSTPSKSPNKSKKNNKKNISGPVIELSKDTILPPPNGFESGSTVNVPDVVPSVTQQVSSAPPPIPEQLPKKAPIASASPPIPAQPPQKAPIAVLAEPEITYTNGTGSRSNHREDSYGDKKDGDLSLTPSFEMGSLLDDMMSVWDSAKLNLGFSDALDPTPEESEDIMEEEDSLLEGEENALCNGNTSLSPPTLSVGTVNPVAVEAVVTNGNGMAESEEKEEGKAVSEEQEESELGAVGGASAAGVSAGVLTTGKSSEGSILSGNIIIKDSMTKPTKTFRKVPRQTPDENGEADDGVAKPENRPQEQSQAPRNRPGRDMNLARQMSREKRWDNEFKRLSSSPKDKSSDNEYIDTETMNKKVDKSSEEYEELALASSPQPYTLRDSVLDSANVMRVPRYADVSRSVSLRTTRPGADSPDSRVEVELNRSQSLREPPISPLGQQAYNSLIGGDISGNTCRTRPEVPERKPPVVPPKPAPKPPSRVKAPDSSGEGRFRNGEARLSGSSSHRSYSGTSSDDGMFEDTNIQVASGDIAGKSGAVASLRQRFNTNQTDDIPPRPPPRELAENKVSSFSGVRLRRREQTNGMNENFYASEPDNNNAFTPNLKFSSTTLQNLEQHMPRRVRRSVGEDRIKRRNSSDASDSDTDVAKTRTERVWSTSSRASEGDSSSDETVGSNRLSTSSTERSSYSETQSSSGYKSPPRSLYDLPEDQTNSTSSRPAQPPSSEDLHSMDHRPPPLPPRVAADSTTSTHRKAPDRPPSGGSDAHWTRPPEAAGHNGDIPHSAVPPPRPLRYDIYDRLPRSRTVDMGEHELDCQKRASQSDYDVLPVRRPVWNQNKSFSVDGADIGDDYMYGSAATIRQLLRQNNVSNNENANNNHDEVVSDADNLEDMPETSPPPVPTSRKSFLDSTNDEHSLVQLSGKLDTSVSQVQRYSIREPEYVMMKPQSDQDVKREYTQLSSANPRSDYAVPISHNYTSQSNSASPIQNNSPKTHKLSDKDKAFYLLMHPSRSSKQSKNNSSSQKFTRTKSAHLVRRPAFLRAPRTPEQRRGTVSASTRRMDEDGSSSLPRSDRSAGDGHRMRRSRSSDDILKDGDWTMPQEAESLQDLLARAYISPKDHCSTEDPRSGYLVPPAARRKLPSSDAPQVTPSTPPPSTHSSHQTPPSSGYHGEAAYLDMSQNSLERKKKKEQEKSCLNRIDPVQGSSEWSSPSSSPSTKDTAKSVSSSGNRFSHPPASSSNQTKAVPASVNRLSHPPASSANQSKAVSSSGDQFSHPPASSLNQIKAAPSNQAVPQIMSRYVFYDPNDDEVDL; encoded by the exons TCGTAATATACCAAAGacagaagaggaggaggggtcCAGCCCGTCAAGGTCATCATCAACGTCAGGGAGATCTGATTCAAAAACCTCCACACCTTCAAAATCACCAAACAAGTCAAAAAAGAACAACAAGAAGAACATTTCCGGACCTGTTATTGAACTCTCAAAAGACACTATCCTACCACCACCAAACGGTTTTGAATCCGGTTCAACGGTAAATGTACCGGATGTGGTACCCTCTGTAACACAACAGGTGTCAAGTGCGCCACCACCAATTCCCGAGCAGCTACCGAAGAAGGCGCCGATTGCAAGTGCGTCACCACCAATCCCGGCGCAGCCACCACAGAAGGCCCCGATAGCAGTGCTCGCGGAACCAGAGATCACATATACCAACGGTACCGGTTCCAGATCAAATCACAGAGAAGACTCGTATGGAGATAAAAAAGATGGCGATTTGTCA CTTACACCG TCATTTGAGATGGGATCCCTCCTCGATGATATGATGTCTGTCTGGGACTCTGCTAAACTCAACCTTGGTTTCAGTGACGCCTTAGACCCCACCCCCGAGGAATCAGAGGACATCATGGAGGAAGAGGACTCCCTTTTGGAAGGTGAGGAAAATGCGCTTTGTAACGGCAATACTAGTTTGTCACCTCCCACTCTCAGTGTAGGCACGGTGAACCCGGTGGCGGTGGAAGCGGTCGTGACCAACGGCAATGGTATGGCGGAATcagaggagaaggaagaggggaaggctGTGAGTGAAGAGCAGGAGGAATCGGAGCTTGGTGCGGTAGGCGGGGCTAGTGCTGCTGGGGTTTCGGCGGGGGTGTTGACCACGGGTAAAAGTTCAGAGGGGAGTATTCTATCAGGGAATATCATCATCAAGGACAGTATGACCAAACCAACAAAGACATTCCGCAAGGTTCCGCGTCAGACACCTGATGAAAATGGGGAAGCAGATGATGGTGTAGCTAAACCGGAAAATCGGCCGCAGGAACAAAGTCAGGCCCCAAGGAACAGACCGGGTAGGGATATGAATCTTGCAAGGCAGATGTCACGAGAAAAGCGCTGGGATAACGAATTTAAGCGATTGTCATCATCCCCCAAAGACAAGTCTTCTGATAATGAATACATTGACACTGAAACAATGAACAAAAAGGTTGATAAATCAAGTGAGGAGTATGAAGAATTGGCCTTGGCTTCTTCTCCACAGCCTTATACTCTGAGGGACAGTGTACTAGACAGTGCTAACGTTATGAGAGTGCCTCGTTATGCTGATGTCTCGCGAAGCGTCAGTCTGCGTACCACTAGGCCTGGAGCGGACAGTCCTGACTCGCGCGTTGAAGTTGAACTGAATAGAAGTCAGAGCCTTCGGGAACCACCCATATCTCCATTAGGTCAGCAAGCTTATAACAGTCTCATTGGTGGGGATATATCAGGTAATACGTGTAGAACGCGTCCTGAAGTACCGGAGAGGAAACCACCAGTGGTTCCTCCGAAACCAGCGCCCAAACCACCAAGCCGCGTTAAAGCCCCTGATAGCTCGGGAGAGGGAAGGTTTCGCAATGGGGAAGCTAGGCTCTCGGGGTCAAGCAGTCATAGGAGTTACAGTGGAACTTCTAGCGATGATGGGATGTTTGAAGATACAAACATTCAGGTCGCATCGGGAGACATCGCTGGGAAGAGTGGTGCAGTTGCGTCCCTGAGACAACGGTTTAACACCAACCAAACTGACGACATTCCTCCCAGGCCACCTCCACGTGAACTAGCAGAAAACAAAGTAAGCTCGTTCTCAGGAGTCAGGCTCAGGAGACGTGAACAAACAAATGGGATGAATGAAAACTTTTACGCCTCTGAACCGGACAACAATAATGCCTTCACCCCAAACCTGAAATTCAGCTCTACTACCCTCCAAAACCTCGAGCAGCACATGCCCCGCCGAGTGCGTCGCTCCGTCGGTGAGGACCGCATTAAGAGAAGAAACTCCAGCGATGCCAGCGACTCCGACACTGATGTTGCCAAAACTCGCACCGAACGTGTCTGGAGCACATCTAGCCGTGCCTCAGAGGGGGATAGCTCTTCGGACGAGACTGTCGGCTCCAATCGCCTGTCAACATCTAGCACAGAGAGGAGCTCTTACTCAGAAACTCAGAGCAGTAGCGGTTACAAATCTCCGCCACGATCACTGTACGACCTACCTGAGGACCAG ACTAACAGCACCAGTAGCCGACCAGCCCAACCACCATCTTCAGAAGACCTTCACAGCATGGATCATAGACCTCCCCCTTTGCCCCCTCGAGTCGCAGCAGACTCCACCACCTCCACCCACCGTAAGGCCCCCGATAGACCCCCATCTGGAGGCAGCGATGCCCATTGGACACGCCCACCTGAAGCCGCGGGGCACAATGGCGATATCCCCCACAGTGCTGTCCCCCCGCCTCGCCCGCTACGGTACGACATCTACGACCGGCTGCCGCGGAGCAGGACGGTCGATATGGGCGAGCATGAACTTGACTGCCAGAAGCGAGCCAGTCAGTCGGACTATGATGTGTTGCCCGTACGGAGACCCGTTTGGAATCAAAACAAGAGCTTTTCTGTGGATGGAGCGGATATTGGTGATGACTATATGTATGGCTCAGCGGCCACCATTAGACAATTGCTGAGACAGAATAATGTATCTAATAATGAAAATGcgaataataatcatgatgagGTTGTCAGTGATGCTGATAACTTGGAAGATATGCCGGAAACGTCGCCCCCTCCTGTCCCCACTTCCCGTAAATCATTCCTTGATAGCACAAATGATGAACACTCTTTAGTGCAACTCTCAGGAAAGTTGGACACTAGTGTATCACAAGTGCAGAGATATTCAATACGTGAACCTGAGTATGTCATGATGAAACCACAATCGGATCAGGATGTGAAACGTGAGTACACACAGCTTTCGTCAGCGAACCCTAGAAGTGACTATGCTGTTCCGATAAGTCACAATTATACTAGCCAGAGCAATAGTGCCAGTCCCATTCAAAACAATTCTCCCAAGACCCATAAGCTTTCAGACAAGGACAAAGCTTTTTATTTGTTAATGCATCCTTCACGTTCATCCAAACAAAGCAAAAACAACAGTTCTAGCCAAAAGTTCACCAGGACAAAGAGTGCCCATCTGGTTAGGAGGCCTGCATTCCTGAGAGCTCCAAGGACTCCAGAGCAGCGACGCGGCACAGTCTCTGCTTCGACCAGACGAATGGATGAGGATGGATCGTCCAGTCTGCCCAGGAGTGACCGGTCAGCTGGAGATGGCCATCGGATGAGGCGTTCTAGGAGCTCTGATGATATCCTAAAGGACGGTGACTGGACAATGCCTCAAGAAGCAGAAAGTCTTCAAGACCTTCTAGCCAGGGCTTACATCTCACCAA AAGACCATTGCTCTACGGAAGACCCAAGGAGTGGATATCTCGTACCTCCAGCCGCCAGGCGCAAACTTCCATCATCAGATGCACCCCAAGTTACCCCCAGTACCCCTCCCCCATCAACTCACTCCAGCCATCAGACTCCGCCCTCATCTGGTTACCATGGCGAGGCCGCGTATCTCGACATGTCACAGAACTCActagagaggaaaaagaaaaaggaacagGAGAAAAGTTGTTTGAACCGGATTGATCCAGTTCAAGGTAGCTCCGAATGGTCATCCCCTTCCTCGTCCCCATCAACAAAAGATACCGCAAAGTCAGTCTCATCCAGTGGGAACCGGTTTTCTCATCCTCCAGCATCCAGCTCTAACCAGACCAAAGCAGTTCCAGCCAGTGTGAACCGGTTATCGCATCCACCAGCATCAAGTGCAAACCAGTCCAAAGCAGTTTCATCCAGTGGGGACCAGTTTTCTCATCCACCAGCATCCAGCTTAAACCAGATCAAAGCAGCTCCATCCAACCAGGCCGTACCACAGATAATGTCCAGATATGTCTTTTATGATCCAAACGATGATGAGGTAGATCTATAA
- the LOC121427221 gene encoding serine/arginine repetitive matrix protein 1-like isoform X7 — translation MGKIGYFQRVDTVALGNNQTGKLKRWRSGRSSKTENRRSILYASQRPKRQSWHGKLSLDDISKPKDYKHIFHVGVDGKVEGDPTFGGDYRNIPKTEEEEGSSPSRSSSTSGRSDSKTSTPSKSPNKSKKNNKKNISGPVIELSKDTILPPPNGFESGSTVNVPDVVPSVTQQVSSAPPPIPEQLPKKAPIASASPPIPAQPPQKAPIAVLAEPEITYTNGTGSRSNHREDSYGDKKDGDLSLTPSFEMGSLLDDMMSVWDSAKLNLGFSDALDPTPEESEDIMEEEDSLLEGEENALCNGNTSLSPPTLSVGTVNPVAVEAVVTNGNGMAESEEKEEGKAVSEEQEESELGAVGGASAAGVSAGVLTTGKSSEGSILSGNIIIKDSMTKPTKTFRKVPRQTPDENGEADDGVAKPENRPQEQSQAPRNRPGRDMNLARQMSREKRWDNEFKRLSSSPKDKSSDNEYIDTETMNKKVDKSSEEYEELALASSPQPYTLRDSVLDSANVMRVPRYADVSRSVSLRTTRPGADSPDSRVEVELNRSQSLREPPISPLGQQAYNSLIGGDISGNTCRTRPEVPERKPPVVPPKPAPKPPSRVKAPDSSGEGRFRNGEARLSGSSSHRSYSGTSSDDGMFEDTNIQVASGDIAGKSGAVASLRQRFNTNQTDDIPPRPPPRELAENKVSSFSGVRLRRREQTNGMNENFYASEPDNNNAFTPNLKFSSTTLQNLEQHMPRRVRRSVGEDRIKRRNSSDASDSDTDVAKTRTERVWSTSSRASEGDSSSDETVGSNRLSTSSTERSSYSETQSSSGYKSPPRSLYDLPEDQTNSTSSRPAQPPSSEDLHSMDHRPPPLPPRVAADSTTSTHRKAPDRPPSGGSDAHWTRPPEAAGHNGDIPHSAVPPPRPLRYDIYDRLPRSRTVDMGEHELDCQKRASQSDYDVLPVRRPVWNQNKSFSVDGADIGDDYMYGSAATIRQLLRQNNVSNNENANNNHDEVVSDADNLEDMPETSPPPVPTSRKSFLDSTNDEHSLVQLSGKLDTSVSQVQRYSIREPEYVMMKPQSDQDVKREYTQLSSANPRSDYAVPISHNYTSQSNSASPIQNNSPKTHKLSDKDKAFYLLMHPSRSSKQSKNNSSSQKFTRTKSAHLVRRPAFLRAPRTPEQRRGTVSASTRRMDEDGSSSLPRSDRSAGDGHRMRRSRSSDDILKDGDWTMPQEAESLQDLLARAYISPKDHCSTEDPRSGYLVPPAARRKLPSSDAPQVTPSTPPPSTHSSHQTPPSSGYHGEAAYLDMSQNSLERKKKKEQEKSCLNRIDPVQGSSEWSSPSSSPSTKDTAKSVSSSGNRFSHPPASSSNQTKAVPASVNRLSHPPASSANQSKAVSSSGDQFSHPPASSLNQIKAAPSNQAVPQIMSRYVFYDPNDDEVDL, via the exons TCGTAATATACCAAAGacagaagaggaggaggggtcCAGCCCGTCAAGGTCATCATCAACGTCAGGGAGATCTGATTCAAAAACCTCCACACCTTCAAAATCACCAAACAAGTCAAAAAAGAACAACAAGAAGAACATTTCCGGACCTGTTATTGAACTCTCAAAAGACACTATCCTACCACCACCAAACGGTTTTGAATCCGGTTCAACGGTAAATGTACCGGATGTGGTACCCTCTGTAACACAACAGGTGTCAAGTGCGCCACCACCAATTCCCGAGCAGCTACCGAAGAAGGCGCCGATTGCAAGTGCGTCACCACCAATCCCGGCGCAGCCACCACAGAAGGCCCCGATAGCAGTGCTCGCGGAACCAGAGATCACATATACCAACGGTACCGGTTCCAGATCAAATCACAGAGAAGACTCGTATGGAGATAAAAAAGATGGCGATTTGTCA CTTACACCG TCATTTGAGATGGGATCCCTCCTCGATGATATGATGTCTGTCTGGGACTCTGCTAAACTCAACCTTGGTTTCAGTGACGCCTTAGACCCCACCCCCGAGGAATCAGAGGACATCATGGAGGAAGAGGACTCCCTTTTGGAAGGTGAGGAAAATGCGCTTTGTAACGGCAATACTAGTTTGTCACCTCCCACTCTCAGTGTAGGCACGGTGAACCCGGTGGCGGTGGAAGCGGTCGTGACCAACGGCAATGGTATGGCGGAATcagaggagaaggaagaggggaaggctGTGAGTGAAGAGCAGGAGGAATCGGAGCTTGGTGCGGTAGGCGGGGCTAGTGCTGCTGGGGTTTCGGCGGGGGTGTTGACCACGGGTAAAAGTTCAGAGGGGAGTATTCTATCAGGGAATATCATCATCAAGGACAGTATGACCAAACCAACAAAGACATTCCGCAAGGTTCCGCGTCAGACACCTGATGAAAATGGGGAAGCAGATGATGGTGTAGCTAAACCGGAAAATCGGCCGCAGGAACAAAGTCAGGCCCCAAGGAACAGACCGGGTAGGGATATGAATCTTGCAAGGCAGATGTCACGAGAAAAGCGCTGGGATAACGAATTTAAGCGATTGTCATCATCCCCCAAAGACAAGTCTTCTGATAATGAATACATTGACACTGAAACAATGAACAAAAAGGTTGATAAATCAAGTGAGGAGTATGAAGAATTGGCCTTGGCTTCTTCTCCACAGCCTTATACTCTGAGGGACAGTGTACTAGACAGTGCTAACGTTATGAGAGTGCCTCGTTATGCTGATGTCTCGCGAAGCGTCAGTCTGCGTACCACTAGGCCTGGAGCGGACAGTCCTGACTCGCGCGTTGAAGTTGAACTGAATAGAAGTCAGAGCCTTCGGGAACCACCCATATCTCCATTAGGTCAGCAAGCTTATAACAGTCTCATTGGTGGGGATATATCAGGTAATACGTGTAGAACGCGTCCTGAAGTACCGGAGAGGAAACCACCAGTGGTTCCTCCGAAACCAGCGCCCAAACCACCAAGCCGCGTTAAAGCCCCTGATAGCTCGGGAGAGGGAAGGTTTCGCAATGGGGAAGCTAGGCTCTCGGGGTCAAGCAGTCATAGGAGTTACAGTGGAACTTCTAGCGATGATGGGATGTTTGAAGATACAAACATTCAGGTCGCATCGGGAGACATCGCTGGGAAGAGTGGTGCAGTTGCGTCCCTGAGACAACGGTTTAACACCAACCAAACTGACGACATTCCTCCCAGGCCACCTCCACGTGAACTAGCAGAAAACAAAGTAAGCTCGTTCTCAGGAGTCAGGCTCAGGAGACGTGAACAAACAAATGGGATGAATGAAAACTTTTACGCCTCTGAACCGGACAACAATAATGCCTTCACCCCAAACCTGAAATTCAGCTCTACTACCCTCCAAAACCTCGAGCAGCACATGCCCCGCCGAGTGCGTCGCTCCGTCGGTGAGGACCGCATTAAGAGAAGAAACTCCAGCGATGCCAGCGACTCCGACACTGATGTTGCCAAAACTCGCACCGAACGTGTCTGGAGCACATCTAGCCGTGCCTCAGAGGGGGATAGCTCTTCGGACGAGACTGTCGGCTCCAATCGCCTGTCAACATCTAGCACAGAGAGGAGCTCTTACTCAGAAACTCAGAGCAGTAGCGGTTACAAATCTCCGCCACGATCACTGTACGACCTACCTGAGGACCAG ACTAACAGCACCAGTAGCCGACCAGCCCAACCACCATCTTCAGAAGACCTTCACAGCATGGATCATAGACCTCCCCCTTTGCCCCCTCGAGTCGCAGCAGACTCCACCACCTCCACCCACCGTAAGGCCCCCGATAGACCCCCATCTGGAGGCAGCGATGCCCATTGGACACGCCCACCTGAAGCCGCGGGGCACAATGGCGATATCCCCCACAGTGCTGTCCCCCCGCCTCGCCCGCTACGGTACGACATCTACGACCGGCTGCCGCGGAGCAGGACGGTCGATATGGGCGAGCATGAACTTGACTGCCAGAAGCGAGCCAGTCAGTCGGACTATGATGTGTTGCCCGTACGGAGACCCGTTTGGAATCAAAACAAGAGCTTTTCTGTGGATGGAGCGGATATTGGTGATGACTATATGTATGGCTCAGCGGCCACCATTAGACAATTGCTGAGACAGAATAATGTATCTAATAATGAAAATGcgaataataatcatgatgagGTTGTCAGTGATGCTGATAACTTGGAAGATATGCCGGAAACGTCGCCCCCTCCTGTCCCCACTTCCCGTAAATCATTCCTTGATAGCACAAATGATGAACACTCTTTAGTGCAACTCTCAGGAAAGTTGGACACTAGTGTATCACAAGTGCAGAGATATTCAATACGTGAACCTGAGTATGTCATGATGAAACCACAATCGGATCAGGATGTGAAACGTGAGTACACACAGCTTTCGTCAGCGAACCCTAGAAGTGACTATGCTGTTCCGATAAGTCACAATTATACTAGCCAGAGCAATAGTGCCAGTCCCATTCAAAACAATTCTCCCAAGACCCATAAGCTTTCAGACAAGGACAAAGCTTTTTATTTGTTAATGCATCCTTCACGTTCATCCAAACAAAGCAAAAACAACAGTTCTAGCCAAAAGTTCACCAGGACAAAGAGTGCCCATCTGGTTAGGAGGCCTGCATTCCTGAGAGCTCCAAGGACTCCAGAGCAGCGACGCGGCACAGTCTCTGCTTCGACCAGACGAATGGATGAGGATGGATCGTCCAGTCTGCCCAGGAGTGACCGGTCAGCTGGAGATGGCCATCGGATGAGGCGTTCTAGGAGCTCTGATGATATCCTAAAGGACGGTGACTGGACAATGCCTCAAGAAGCAGAAAGTCTTCAAGACCTTCTAGCCAGGGCTTACATCTCACCAA AAGACCATTGCTCTACGGAAGACCCAAGGAGTGGATATCTCGTACCTCCAGCCGCCAGGCGCAAACTTCCATCATCAGATGCACCCCAAGTTACCCCCAGTACCCCTCCCCCATCAACTCACTCCAGCCATCAGACTCCGCCCTCATCTGGTTACCATGGCGAGGCCGCGTATCTCGACATGTCACAGAACTCActagagaggaaaaagaaaaaggaacagGAGAAAAGTTGTTTGAACCGGATTGATCCAGTTCAAGGTAGCTCCGAATGGTCATCCCCTTCCTCGTCCCCATCAACAAAAGATACCGCAAAGTCAGTCTCATCCAGTGGGAACCGGTTTTCTCATCCTCCAGCATCCAGCTCTAACCAGACCAAAGCAGTTCCAGCCAGTGTGAACCGGTTATCGCATCCACCAGCATCAAGTGCAAACCAGTCCAAAGCAGTTTCATCCAGTGGGGACCAGTTTTCTCATCCACCAGCATCCAGCTTAAACCAGATCAAAGCAGCTCCATCCAACCAGGCCGTACCACAGATAATGTCCAGATATGTCTTTTATGATCCAAACGATGATGAGGTAGATCTATAA